The nucleotide window TTATTTTTGTTCGGCTTGTAAGATAACAAGTTTTCGTCTTGGTATTTTCAAAGAGCAAGGATAGTATTACAAGATGTGCACAGCACATAGCAGGAGGTAACATTATGTTACAAGGTACAGTAAAATGGTTTAACGCAGAAAAAGGTTTCGGTTTCATCGAGCGCGAAGGTGGCGACGATGTATTCGTTCACTTCTCTGCAATTCAAGGCGAAGG belongs to Ectobacillus sp. JY-23 and includes:
- a CDS encoding cold-shock protein is translated as MLQGTVKWFNAEKGFGFIEREGGDDVFVHFSAIQGEGFKTLEEGQKVTFEIVQGNRGDQASNVHKA